The genomic stretch CCCGGGGACAACTTTACCACCATGTGTACTTTTCATGCGTTTATACTGTTGAGCAAGAACTGTAAATGATGATGGCTCCCACCCTTCACCACCTACAATTCGGACACTGCGAGTCACACATCCACTCCTGGGGTTGAGATTTCCAGACTTTATAGCTGCATCGACACCATCTTCTGCCATGCTGAAATGCAATGCAATCAAAACAATATAAATATGCATTAGGAGCTGGAATGCTGAAGAGAAGGAAAGACAACAATGAGTAAACAGTATAAGATAAAGAATCAGTTAATATTATGGAGTAACTGGATGACTAATATCCAATTTGATTAAATATGTCTAGTCAGAAAATGACATCTGAACAAACTGCATCAAAGAAATTTTAGCTGCCTTATTAAATTACCTACGATAGGTAGTCCACTTGCCACCAGTGATGGTGACCAAACCAGGGAAGTCCTCGCAGACAACATGATCCCTTGAGATACTCTCAGTATTTTTTGCTGTTGGGTCCACTGCTAGTGGGCGAATGCCACTCCAGGCAGAAAGAACATCACTGCGCCGTACCTATAAGGTTCCCAGCATTACATTCCCATTAGCAAACTGtataaaaaggaaaataatTATTCTTAGAAAATAATTTCACTAGCACAATTTATTCTTCATCATAACAGGAGGGAAAAAGAACGTTTGTTGTTTTTGTTGCCAAGATAATCCAACATATTTCCAAACAACCAATATCCACAATGTCTTCTAATTCTGAATAAAacatcaaaaataaaagataaatgagttaaacaataatatatattggAAGACAAACAACATACTTTGATATTAAGGTAGTCAGATATAGCATCCAATATAAATCCTATTTCATCTTCATGTGGTTCTGGAAGATACGTAATTTTAGTACTAGAATCTGTAGTTCCAGCAACTGTTCTTCCCAGCCAAGGCAGCATGAAAACAACACGTCCATCCTTAGTTTTAGGAACAATTAAGCCCATCCCCTCCGGAGAATAGTAATCAGGGAGTGTGATATGTACACCACTGCTGGGAGCAATCATTTCTTGTGCCTTTTCGTTGGCCATTTTCCTTACACCATCACAAAATGGGCCAGCCGCATTCACAACAACTTTTGCATATGTATCAAACTCTTCCCCTGAAGCATTAAGAATTTAACATATAAATATCAAACTATAAGTGATAATTTGAatatgattttcaaaaataactcACCAGACACCAGCAATATACATAATCGCCACATGACATTGAGTAATAGCTTGGTAAATGAACCAACTTTATGCATAAAAATAACATCATAAGAAGATTCAAATGAAATGTTCCAAATTAGATTTAACAAATCACCAACCGACAGCTACTGTGTTTATTGTTTATGGGAGTGAAGATGTAGGGGGAGGCTCACTGTGAATATGCCGTTTAATCTAAATATTCATCATTGCACCACTATTGTTGTTTCTTTCAAAATCCATAAATGCTTCTTCAGATTGTGTGTATAAGATTCAACCATTCagatatattataataaatatgtatATCAACTTACCAATTTTCTGATAAATAAAAGCAGCAGGTAGAAAATGTAAACAATCAGTGCCCATTGCAGCAGttagaaatagaaggatgtCTTACCAGTTAAATTGTTCCGGATCCGCGCACCAATTATCCGTTTTCCAGAATCATCCTTCAATAAGTTTACAACTTCTGCATGATTCAGCACTGCTGCACCAGCTAAAGCTGCAGTGCAAGCCAACCCAACATTAAGGCGTGCATCATTCATCTGCCCATCATAATAAACAACTGTGCCCTTAAGGCTTCTATTTTCTCCCTCCCTTGCTAGAGTGGGAAAGAGCTCAGCAGACTGTTTTGTAGAATAATATCTTGATAGGTGTAGTATTTGTCTTCCTGCGACCAAATCGTACACTTTCAGGCCCGCCCAGTAGTACACTACTTCAAACCAGCTAAAACATGGTGTCATGCATGGCAATGCATGGCATAGGTGTGGTGCATTTTCAATAACCTGTTTACGCTCCTCAAGTGCGTGAAGCACTAACTTGAATTGTCCATAGTCAAGTTTTAAGAATGCTTTCTCCAAATAGCGGACACCTGGTTTACAAAAAACACAGAAATATAAGATTAGATCAAGTGTTTAGAACATTTATAACCTATAAAAAGAcagatgaagaaaaagaagcaaataattttataaaacaTTGCCTCAAAAGCATGTGGAGGTCATAGTTTTTCAATTTAACAACATTCATATATTATCTTCACTCAAGCAAGCAAGCACATGATTTCCTCCATGTTTGTAGCATTTTCAATTACAACCACAGCATATTAGCATTACCCTATCCAAGCAAATATATTTTATGTATGACTAAATGATGACaacaataaaagtaaaaattctaGTTAAATTCCACTAGGTTCGGCTGGGGACTAAAGTGATAGAGATTAAGAATCaagtaaaataaacaaataatacAATAAAGTATAGACAACAAGCTCTCCTCAAACCTCGAGAGTGATTCTGTATCTAACAGACCTTCTGGACCTTAAGGTATATAAAGAATACATAAGACATTTCCAATTTTCCCTAGTACTGAAATTCAACTTTTGGCTGAGACCACATGATCAAAGAGGATGTGTTACTATATCAAGTATCAACTACTAAATGTCCCGATGAAGCTTAAGACATTATGCAAATTTCATGAACAGTTTAGACAATGCAAAGAGAGATCTCTgggcaaaagaaaggaaaaactTTTGAATTAGAAATCATGACACTAGTGTCACTGTGTGACTGTATCCAATATGGAATATGCTAACTACAAAAGAGGTTGGTGTACACAATGTACAGTTTTGTTTTTATCTTCACATCTTACAATTTTTCCATTTCATCACCAATCATTGAATAAAACAATGATCATATTTCATACGCAttacagaaaatataaaaatgcaGCAAAATAAGACCATTGTCAAAACTCCAAAAAATCAACTAAGAATTGTGCATTAGGTAGTATACAACatcataaagaaaaaaaataataaataagatacTGAAAGTATTGAGATTTATCATTAATGATCAATCCACGATTAAATTAAAAACACATATGTAAAATCAAATCatcaaaaaataattgatataaaATCAGTGTGTGTCTACCTCCATGAAGGAGCTTCGTGGATCGCGACGAAGTTCCGGAAGCAAAGTCCTCCCGCTCCACCAGCCCGACACGGAGCCCACGGGTCACAGCGTCGAGAGCGGTGCCGGAGCCGGTTGCGCCACCGCCGATGACAAGCACGTCAAGAGGACTTCCCTTCCCGGCAGCCATTAGCGCCGACTGCTGCGCCTCCCTCGACGGCACAACGGCGTTCGGGGCGTGTACGCGCTTCCGGATCTCCTCGACGCGTGGCCCGCCACCGTGGTCGCTGGCTGAGATCGCCGGTTCGTAGAGGATCACGGCACCGCCGCACGCGGTTGCTAGTGCCGCTCCAACAGCGGTGCCAATCTTTCTCAGGCGAGTCATGGCAGTTACAACAACGGCAGCAGCAATCTccaaaagataagaaaaaagaaaaaataaaataaataaaaagtggtttttaatttaattaaattaaactgaAAATGAAAACGGTGTTTTCGTGTATGTGTTTTCTTTTAAATGAAGATGAGTGAGTGTAGCGGTTAGGAGTCACGTGCGGGGTTTGGAGTGCTGAAAAACGGGATTACTGGGTTGTGTGGGTTACTCTTGTGTTTGTGTGTTTAACGGTCAAAAGTCAAAACATTGGAGCTATAATGCTTAGGGTGGTGACACGTGTCGATCAGTGAACCAGTGACTCAGTGAGTTTTTTCTCTCTtgttcattcattcatgtgCTTCTACTTTAAAATAGGGAAATGTCAATGTCATTTTTtaagcttgtaacttggactAAGTCAAAACTGACTGTTAATTGTGATTACTAGTttgtaagttttttttttttaaggaaaagaaaatttgaaatttgtgTCAATTTGCTGCTAGTCTCTTTTAACACTCAAAGAAATGACACTAATACAAGTATATAAATCATGTTTTAAATGcaatcaaaaataaatataagtataCTTCTGTCTATATAAATGTTTCAGTTATATAACTGTCATGTcatataattagatatttatgttttagaatttttaagatTTATTATTGTAACAAAACATATTACTTGCCACATAAAAGATTTACTTGTATTATTTCCCAGTCCCAGCCAATGTAATTTGGTCGCTGCCTCCATATTGATGATGTTGCAATTAATATAAGGaaatgcttttcttttttttttatttctaaaatacCTTATTTTCTATGATACCTTATTTAACTTTTAAATATTCAGATGACGCAAGTTACCAACGAAAAAACAAatagaagcaaaagaaaaataaataaataaatgttgGCACGCTACTCAATACTCAAACAATGACATAGCATCTGTGATGACAGTTAGTTGTACCAAATATGAAGGATTGGAATGCAACTAGCTGCATGAATGCTTGGTAATATAGCTAAATAACTAAATGTGACTCCCATCAAAGCAAAACATCATGAAAAAGTGACATGTGAgaaagtaattaaaaaattatcagaCATGGAGTAAATCTTAATAGTAACTACTGTAACCGTGCAATTACATTTACATCAGATATGTGTAGTTATAATTGCTGGATCATCCTTTGGtgcattatatatttatattaatcaaattatcCAAAGTACTTACATGACTGCTTCACTATGAAACTTTTACATGGGAGGATTCAATTCCTATTGTGGATCACGATTTGCATATGAAACTACAAGCTGTGACTCCATGATGTTACCGGTTTCTATCACAAGAAGAACCTTATTAGGTGCAACCTCACTTTTTATCTCAAGTTGGAAGCAATTAGGCATCACCTTTCTTCCTGATGTAAAATTAGTATCTTATTGTGAATGTTCTGATCCACTTAACATataaaaaacatataaatatattagttaAACTCTAAGAATGAAAATTACTTGCCTATGTGTAATTTTAGCTTTTAAGAACCACATACAAATTTACAGAAATAGAtcctcttaattttttttccaattgaaaatgtaaagtgtgatctttaATCCTTCAATATTTTTCCTCTcatattttctcttgatcctacCTATGAAATGTCTGGTAAAAAATCATACTTTACTCCCTCAAGTAATCTAATCCCAAGTTTCCTATATTT from Arachis stenosperma cultivar V10309 chromosome 9, arast.V10309.gnm1.PFL2, whole genome shotgun sequence encodes the following:
- the LOC130951878 gene encoding glycerol-3-phosphate dehydrogenase SDP6, mitochondrial — protein: MTRLRKIGTAVGAALATACGGAVILYEPAISASDHGGGPRVEEIRKRVHAPNAVVPSREAQQSALMAAGKGSPLDVLVIGGGATGSGTALDAVTRGLRVGLVEREDFASGTSSRSTKLLHGGVRYLEKAFLKLDYGQFKLVLHALEERKQVIENAPHLCHALPCMTPCFSWFEVVYYWAGLKVYDLVAGRQILHLSRYYSTKQSAELFPTLAREGENRSLKGTVVYYDGQMNDARLNVGLACTAALAGAAVLNHAEVVNLLKDDSGKRIIGARIRNNLTGEEFDTYAKVVVNAAGPFCDGVRKMANEKAQEMIAPSSGVHITLPDYYSPEGMGLIVPKTKDGRVVFMLPWLGRTVAGTTDSSTKITYLPEPHEDEIGFILDAISDYLNIKVRRSDVLSAWSGIRPLAVDPTAKNTESISRDHVVCEDFPGLVTITGGKWTTYRSMAEDGVDAAIKSGNLNPRSGCVTRSVRIVGGEGWEPSSFTVLAQQYKRMKSTHGGKVVPGLMDSAAAKHLSHAYGSVAERVAAIAQKEGLGKRLAHGYPYLEAEVAYCARHEYCESAIDFIARRTRLAFLETDAAGRALPRVVEILANEHKWDQSRKKEELKTATEFLQTFKASKNAQFHDGKHK